One genomic region from Gadus morhua chromosome 9, gadMor3.0, whole genome shotgun sequence encodes:
- the smad6b gene encoding mothers against decapentaplegic homolog 6b has protein sequence MFRTKRSGLVRRLWRSRLIPDTEGQDGNGQTSEQGCSSSRDDMFANHPEKIPKTEFRPMTPSGSLVAGDLGGVCALGAGGDGGGGPRVTPDQHGAAGVCSVQEQGSPRSTQDSECRTVTCCLFKERDHSEFRGPDMAQVRDTGSCHFVLRNIGPRDTSSPEPQEAMPRTVLEQELKSATHSLLKRLKERTLDTLLEAVESRGGMPSDCVMVSRTELRLAGHMASPQLLLCKLYRWSDLQHLAQLKPLCECKSFGALDSPTVCCNPYHYSRLCGPESPPPPYSRLSPNEEHKPLDLSDSTLSYTETETASSPNTTPGEFSNASMSPDAPKQSHWCNVAYWEHRTRVGRLYAVYERSVSIFYDLPQGTGFCLGQLRLEHRSSTVQRTRGKIGYGLLLSQEPDGVWAYNRSEHPIFVNSPTLDVPGSRALVVRKVMPGYSIRVFDYERSHLLRRATEAELLDGPYDPNSVRISFAKGWGPCYSRQFITSCPCWLEVLLSSHR, from the exons ATGTTCAGGACGAAACGCTCAGGTCTTGTGCGGCGACTCTGGAGAAGCCGTTTGATTCCAGATACAGAAGGGCAAGATGGAAATGGCCAAACTAGTGAGCaggggtgcagcagcagcagggacgATATGTTCGCCAACCACCCAGAGAAAATTCCCAAAACGGAGTTCCGACCGATGACCCCAAGCGGGTCGCTGGTCGCCGGGGACCTAGGGGGCGTGTGTGCGCTGGGCGCCGGGggggacggcggcggcggcccgcgGGTCACCCCGGATCAGCATGGGGCTGCTGGGGTGTGCAGTGTCCAGGAGCAGGGTAGCCCTCGGTCCACGCAGGACAGCGAGTGCAGGACCGTGACCTGCTGCTTATTTAAAGAGCGGGACCACTCCGAGTTTAGAGGTCCAGACATGGCCCAGGTTAGGGACACGGGGTCTTGTCACTTTGTGCTCAGAAACATTGGACCACGGGACACCAGTTCTCCCGAGCCTCAGGAGGCGATGCCCCGCACGGTGTTGGAGCAAGAACTCAAATCGGCCACACATTCTCTTTTGAAAAGGCTAAAAGAAAGAACTCTGGATACCCTACTTGAGGCAGTGGAGTCCCGGGGAGGGATGCCTAGCGACTGCGTTATGGTGTCCCGGACAGAGCTACGGTTGGCTGGCCATATGGCGTCCCCACAGCTGCTCTTGTGTAAACTCTACCGCTGGTCCGATCTCCAGCACTTGGCCCAGCTCAAGCCGCTCTGTGAGTGTAAGAGCTTCGGTGCCTTGGACTCTCCGACAGTATGCTGCAACCCCTATCACTACAGTCGACTCTGTGGGCCAG agtcacccccacccccgtaTTCAAGGCTTTCCCCAAACGAAGAACACAAGCCACTCG ACCTATCAGACTCCACATTGTCTTACACTGAGACGGAGACAGCCAGCTCACCAAACACTACCCCCGGGGAGTTTTCAA ATGCCAGTATGTCCCCCGACGCCCCCAAGCAGAGCCACTGGTGCAACGTGGCGTACTGGGAGCACCGGACCCGCGTGGGCCGCCTGTACGCGGTGTACGAGCGCTCCGTCAGCATCTTCTACGACCTACCTCAGGGCACGGGCTTCTGCCTGGGCCAGCTCCGCCTGGAGCACCGCAGCAGCACCGTGCAGCGCACCCGCGGCAAGATCGGCTACGGCCTGCTGCTGAGCCAGGAGCCCGACGGCGTGTGGGCGTACAACCGCAGCGAGCACCCCATCTTCGTCAACTCGCCCACGCTGGACGTGCCGGGCAGCCGCGCGCTGGTGGTGCGCAAGGTGATGCCGGGCTACTCCATCCGGGTGTTCGACTACGAGCGCTCGCACCTGCTGCGGCGCGCCACGGAGGCGGAGCTCCTGGACGGGCCCTACGACCCCAACAGCGTGCGCATCAGCTTCGCCAAGGGCTGGGGCCCGTGCTACTCCAGACAGTTCATCACCTCCTGCCCCTGCTGGCTGGAGGTGCTGCTGAGCAGCCACAGATAA